A single Candidatus Hinthialibacter antarcticus DNA region contains:
- a CDS encoding VOC family protein gives MQKLKLDHVAFPVSDLDASVAFYVEKLGLKLMFQQVDEEHGEAFAFLELEGGNLELLQSLKTPEAATPPAINDLFCPHVAIQVDDLSEWLSVLEEKEIAVAKGPLEIPGKVKWLYFADPDNNIIELVEWL, from the coding sequence ATGCAGAAATTAAAACTTGACCATGTTGCATTCCCTGTGAGCGACCTCGACGCCTCGGTTGCGTTTTACGTGGAAAAACTGGGATTGAAACTGATGTTTCAACAGGTCGATGAAGAGCATGGCGAAGCGTTCGCGTTTCTCGAACTCGAGGGCGGGAATTTAGAACTGCTGCAATCATTAAAAACGCCGGAGGCTGCGACGCCTCCGGCGATCAATGATTTGTTTTGCCCGCATGTTGCAATTCAAGTTGATGACCTGAGCGAGTGGCTAAGCGTTCTTGAAGAAAAAGAGATCGCCGTCGCTAAAGGCCCGCTTGAAATTCCCGGCAAAGTAAAATGGCTTTACTTCGCCGACCCAGACAACAATATAATAGAACTCGTCGAGTGGCTTTAA
- a CDS encoding DUF3524 domain-containing protein: MSAKQILALEPYYGGSHREWIDGLIQHSRHDIHLLTLPARKWKWRMRGAAISLAEEFNAQLAHQHWDAVLASSMLNLADFMALTRRTLPQTPAIYYLHENQITYPLHPDERIDYHFAITNLLSVLTADEVVFNSEFNKQSFFEGIQSVLSKIADVAPSAEQLEAKQAASQVIAPPVNFDELHDAPVRDGGPPVVLWNHRWDRDKKPEQFAKALKTLLKNGCEFRAILCGEQFHKTPVEFLDLKRILGSRLVHYGYAPTRRDYANLLAQSDIVVSTATQEFFGLSIVEAVYSGAFPILPRRLNYPNLVPREFHSQTLYDEDEGLPALLERTIQRAAQNQLPNLRHTVVQYGWGSLIKKYDALF; the protein is encoded by the coding sequence ATGTCAGCAAAACAAATCCTTGCGCTCGAACCCTATTATGGCGGCTCTCACCGCGAGTGGATCGACGGTTTGATCCAACATTCCCGCCATGACATCCACTTGCTCACCCTGCCAGCCCGAAAGTGGAAATGGCGTATGCGGGGCGCGGCGATTTCACTGGCCGAAGAATTTAACGCCCAACTTGCGCACCAACACTGGGACGCCGTGCTTGCAAGCAGCATGTTAAATCTGGCGGATTTCATGGCGCTGACGCGGCGCACATTACCGCAAACGCCTGCCATATATTATCTACATGAAAATCAAATTACCTATCCGCTGCATCCCGATGAACGAATTGATTATCATTTTGCCATTACAAATTTGCTCTCGGTGCTCACAGCAGACGAGGTTGTGTTCAATTCAGAATTTAACAAACAGAGTTTCTTTGAAGGCATCCAATCCGTCTTGTCGAAAATTGCTGATGTTGCTCCCTCGGCTGAGCAACTCGAAGCCAAACAGGCCGCGTCACAAGTGATTGCGCCGCCGGTCAATTTTGATGAGCTACATGACGCGCCGGTTCGCGACGGCGGGCCGCCCGTCGTCTTATGGAACCATCGTTGGGACCGCGACAAAAAACCGGAACAGTTCGCGAAAGCCTTGAAAACGCTGCTTAAAAACGGCTGTGAATTCCGGGCCATTTTATGCGGAGAGCAGTTCCACAAAACGCCGGTCGAGTTTCTTGATCTCAAGCGCATCCTCGGTTCACGCTTGGTCCACTATGGCTACGCGCCCACGCGCCGCGACTACGCCAATCTGTTGGCCCAAAGCGACATCGTGGTCTCAACCGCAACGCAGGAATTTTTTGGGCTGAGTATTGTCGAAGCCGTCTATTCAGGCGCGTTTCCGATTCTGCCGCGCCGATTGAATTATCCAAACTTGGTCCCCCGTGAATTTCATTCTCAAACGCTCTATGACGAAGACGAAGGACTCCCCGCGTTACTAGAACGCACAATTCAACGCGCAGCGCAAAATCAATTGCCAAACTTGCGTCACACCGTCGTCCAATATGGCTGGGGCTCTCTCATTAAAAAATACGATGCGCTATTTTAA
- a CDS encoding galactokinase family protein, with product MKLSNQMKRFFGPNRQVVFASAPGRIDVMGGIGDYSGSCVLQMPIKERTGVYVALRNDGALRVHSASAKRAGHAETAECSLKQFPSIKKNFYAHAHDILNGDEENSWSAYIFGCALALIHDADAPIQGADFWIETKVPIGKGISSSAALETAVMSALCRALKIQLPGNQLPVLAQRVENEIVGAPCGLMDQLACYFGRANKLLPILCQPDIVGKPVEIPRNLQIIGIDSGVRHSVNGNAYGDARTAAFMGYSVIANQLGVSKTKLAQAKNKHDQNALPFQGYLANITPSLFEKDFASLLPVSISGKKFIEQYGNTIDAYTTPKASRSYSVRSCAQYPIYENQRVKIFRMIAQHLNQTSLNKIEREACCMQLGELMMQSHQGYNRCRLGSDATDALVERAIEFGPENGIYGAKITGGGSGGVVCFLCEGRKGAQSVRKIAALHTADFQCESTVFTGSSDGACWSKPITIQS from the coding sequence ATGAAACTCAGCAACCAGATGAAACGATTTTTCGGCCCCAACCGACAAGTGGTTTTTGCGTCCGCGCCCGGCCGCATCGACGTGATGGGCGGCATCGGCGACTATTCGGGTTCGTGCGTTTTGCAGATGCCGATCAAAGAACGCACCGGCGTCTATGTTGCGCTGAGAAACGACGGCGCGCTGCGCGTACACAGCGCATCCGCGAAACGGGCGGGACACGCTGAAACGGCGGAATGCAGCCTCAAACAGTTCCCTTCCATCAAGAAAAATTTTTACGCGCACGCGCATGATATACTCAATGGCGATGAGGAAAACTCATGGTCGGCGTATATTTTTGGCTGCGCACTGGCATTGATTCACGACGCGGACGCCCCAATCCAAGGCGCTGATTTTTGGATCGAAACCAAGGTACCCATTGGCAAAGGCATATCATCTTCCGCCGCGCTTGAGACGGCTGTGATGTCAGCGTTATGCCGCGCATTAAAAATTCAACTGCCCGGCAACCAGTTACCGGTCTTAGCGCAGCGCGTTGAAAACGAGATCGTCGGCGCGCCCTGCGGACTCATGGACCAGCTTGCCTGCTATTTTGGACGCGCAAACAAACTGCTGCCGATTTTGTGCCAGCCCGATATCGTCGGCAAACCCGTCGAGATTCCCCGCAACCTACAAATCATCGGAATCGACAGCGGCGTTCGTCATTCAGTGAACGGCAACGCCTACGGAGACGCTCGGACGGCGGCGTTCATGGGCTATTCCGTCATTGCCAATCAATTGGGCGTTTCTAAAACAAAACTGGCGCAAGCGAAAAATAAACACGATCAAAACGCACTACCGTTTCAAGGGTATTTAGCGAACATCACGCCATCGTTATTCGAAAAAGATTTTGCGTCATTGCTTCCGGTTAGCATCTCGGGCAAGAAATTCATCGAGCAGTATGGCAACACAATTGACGCCTATACCACGCCGAAAGCATCGCGCTCGTATTCCGTTCGGTCTTGCGCGCAATATCCGATCTATGAAAATCAGCGCGTCAAAATATTTCGCATGATTGCTCAGCATCTAAACCAAACCTCACTCAATAAAATTGAGCGCGAGGCTTGTTGTATGCAATTGGGCGAATTGATGATGCAATCGCACCAGGGATATAACCGATGCCGCTTGGGCAGCGACGCGACAGACGCGCTGGTCGAACGCGCCATTGAATTCGGCCCGGAGAACGGAATCTACGGCGCCAAGATAACAGGCGGCGGTTCGGGCGGGGTGGTGTGTTTCTTATGCGAGGGCCGTAAAGGCGCACAGAGCGTACGCAAAATCGCCGCGCTGCACACAGCAGACTTCCAATGCGAATCAACGGTTTTCACAGGCAGCAGCGACGGCGCCTGCTGGTCAAAACCAATAACCATTCAATCATAG
- the galT gene encoding galactose-1-phosphate uridylyltransferase has product MSNEFLGQWEQRWHPLRQEWVVYSAHRNARPWSGALASASEPVPEYLPDCYLCPRNKRANGKVNPDYKGVYIFDNDFPVVGDNAPPIDPAAQSGHPALFKKTRADGIARVVCYDPRHNVTLADVLPEQATNVFLAWREQMQEFKNNPAVEFALIFENHGAMVGVSNPHPHCQIYATNFTFALVEQELRAARQFDAEYNKNIFSEILSHELESGERIITENDNALSFVPYFARYAYEVMIFPKKRHATLATMSDDELHDLAACFQDLVRRYDGLYGVPFPYVMSILQAPVDHGNHSPHHLHLLLQPPLRQPGLQKFLAGPEIGGGNFMADTMPEVKAEELRRVKLDS; this is encoded by the coding sequence ATGAGCAATGAATTTTTGGGGCAATGGGAGCAGCGATGGCATCCGCTTCGTCAGGAATGGGTGGTGTATTCGGCGCACCGAAACGCCCGGCCTTGGAGCGGCGCGTTAGCCAGCGCGTCCGAACCCGTTCCTGAATACTTGCCTGATTGCTATTTGTGCCCGCGAAACAAACGCGCCAACGGCAAAGTGAACCCCGACTACAAAGGCGTCTATATATTTGACAACGACTTTCCCGTCGTTGGCGACAACGCGCCTCCTATTGATCCAGCGGCGCAATCAGGCCACCCGGCGTTATTCAAAAAAACGCGCGCGGACGGCATCGCGCGGGTGGTGTGTTATGATCCGCGCCACAACGTAACCCTGGCGGACGTTTTACCCGAACAAGCAACCAACGTATTTCTCGCCTGGCGCGAGCAGATGCAGGAATTCAAAAATAATCCAGCGGTTGAATTTGCATTAATTTTTGAGAACCACGGCGCCATGGTCGGCGTATCAAACCCCCATCCCCACTGCCAGATTTATGCGACCAATTTCACCTTCGCTTTGGTCGAACAGGAGTTGCGGGCGGCGCGGCAATTCGACGCGGAATACAACAAAAATATATTTTCAGAAATTTTATCACACGAGCTCGAATCGGGCGAACGTATCATCACTGAGAATGACAACGCGCTGTCGTTTGTTCCCTACTTCGCCCGCTATGCGTATGAAGTGATGATTTTCCCAAAAAAGCGACACGCAACGCTGGCGACGATGTCAGACGACGAGTTGCATGATCTGGCGGCTTGTTTTCAAGATTTGGTCCGGCGCTACGACGGGCTGTATGGCGTCCCCTTTCCTTATGTGATGTCGATTCTGCAAGCGCCCGTCGACCATGGCAACCACTCGCCGCATCACTTACACTTATTATTGCAGCCGCCCTTGCGCCAACCGGGTTTGCAAAAGTTTCTCGCAGGGCCAGAAATTGGCGGCGGCAACTTCATGGCGGATACCATGCCCGAAGTGAAGGCGGAAGAACTCAGGCGCGTCAAACTGGATTCATGA
- a CDS encoding inositol monophosphatase family protein has translation MNKLHHKIEYDAVVKFLIEVGERVRDRIRHSLIHQSIAERSSVAEECDEDTIFQIDRDVESIIEPLFEERAAELGGIVLIAEGIGEDGGVVFPKGTNESDAALRIIMDPIDGTRGIMYDKRSAFYLAGAAPNTGGVQSLLDVDAAVMVELPTSRSYLSDTFWAVRGGGAHRVTRNLFKNEDTQTKIAPSSAKTIIGGFGQISRFFPPAKEILAKIEDEMVDVILPEKPTGKAVLFNDQYISSGGQLYELLMGHDRFIADIRAALYRTLASRGEWTGMTCHPYDVSAHLIGSEAGIHITNVNGGELDSPMDTISDADWIGYANASIREEVEPVLQNILKKYGLI, from the coding sequence ATGAATAAACTACATCACAAAATTGAGTACGACGCCGTTGTGAAATTCCTGATCGAAGTGGGCGAACGGGTGCGCGACCGCATCCGCCATTCGTTGATTCATCAGTCGATTGCAGAACGCTCCAGCGTTGCGGAAGAATGCGACGAAGACACCATTTTTCAGATTGACCGTGATGTCGAATCCATCATCGAACCATTGTTTGAAGAGCGGGCCGCTGAACTGGGCGGCATTGTGTTAATTGCAGAAGGCATCGGTGAAGACGGCGGCGTTGTGTTCCCTAAAGGGACGAATGAGAGCGACGCGGCGCTGCGCATCATTATGGACCCGATCGACGGGACGCGCGGCATCATGTACGACAAGCGCTCGGCGTTTTATCTCGCTGGCGCGGCGCCAAACACCGGCGGCGTTCAGTCGCTGCTGGACGTTGACGCGGCGGTGATGGTCGAACTGCCGACCTCGCGCAGTTATTTGAGCGATACCTTTTGGGCGGTGCGCGGGGGCGGCGCCCATCGCGTCACCCGAAACTTATTCAAGAACGAAGATACGCAAACCAAGATCGCTCCATCCAGCGCCAAAACCATCATCGGCGGCTTTGGCCAGATCAGCCGCTTTTTTCCACCCGCAAAAGAAATCCTGGCGAAAATTGAAGATGAAATGGTGGATGTGATTCTCCCTGAAAAACCCACTGGCAAAGCGGTCTTATTCAACGATCAATACATTTCGTCCGGCGGGCAACTCTATGAATTGCTGATGGGGCACGACCGTTTTATCGCCGATATTCGGGCGGCGCTATACCGGACGCTCGCGTCTCGGGGCGAGTGGACGGGAATGACTTGCCACCCCTATGATGTCAGCGCCCACCTGATCGGGAGCGAAGCGGGGATTCATATTACCAACGTCAACGGCGGTGAATTAGACTCGCCCATGGATACTATTTCCGATGCGGATTGGATCGGCTACGCAAACGCTTCCATTCGCGAAGAAGTGGAGCCAGTATTACAAAATATCTTGAAGAAATATGGTTTGATTTAA
- a CDS encoding sodium:solute symporter: protein MGSLDWGIILGYFVLLFGLAWWVIKKSKDTTDDYFLAGRNLSWFIVGASIFASNIGSEHIVGLAGSGTTDGVAMAHYELHAWCLLILGWVFVPFYMRSQVFTMPEFLEKRFSEPARWILSIISLVAYVLTKVAVGIFAGGVVFRTLLPEIQLDLGFVVMDSFWIGSILVIVLTGMYTIFGGLRAVAYTEALQTVILVVGSFLVTWYGLKALGGWSELREICGSEMFNLWKPLVPAGIEGTWEPVREETRMAWYFNNNYPWLGMLFCAPIIGLWYWCTDQYIVQRALGAPNESEARRGSIAAAFLKLLPVFIFIIPGLICFALAESGKNAELASVLFTNGELNNEMSQAAFPLMVKHVLPEGVRGIVVAGLLAALMSSLAGVFNASSTLFTMDLYSKFDPKATQKKLVWIGRFATAAMVIIGLMWVPVIQGARGLYDYLQGVQGYLAPPIFVVFFIGVFMKRANSAGCLATLIIGFLLGVFRLAVDTPVSLQMAGYEDGYTQGTFFWFINNVYFQYYSLFIFLVCVVTMIGVSLLTPAPDEQRISGLTYGTVTDDQRSLSRSSWDWRDVLSSVMVMVAILIAYIYFSG, encoded by the coding sequence ATGGGATCCTTAGACTGGGGAATCATACTTGGATATTTTGTGCTGCTTTTCGGGCTGGCCTGGTGGGTCATCAAGAAAAGCAAAGACACCACCGACGACTACTTTCTCGCGGGGCGCAACCTGAGTTGGTTTATTGTTGGCGCTTCGATTTTCGCTTCTAACATTGGCTCTGAACATATAGTCGGTCTTGCGGGTTCAGGAACGACCGACGGCGTGGCGATGGCGCATTATGAATTGCACGCCTGGTGTTTGCTGATCTTGGGCTGGGTGTTTGTTCCGTTTTACATGCGCTCTCAAGTTTTCACCATGCCCGAATTTTTAGAGAAGCGCTTTAGCGAGCCTGCCCGTTGGATTCTCTCCATCATTTCGCTGGTCGCTTATGTATTGACCAAAGTCGCGGTGGGAATCTTCGCTGGCGGCGTGGTGTTTCGCACCTTGTTGCCGGAGATTCAACTCGACCTCGGCTTTGTGGTGATGGACAGTTTTTGGATCGGTTCGATTCTAGTCATAGTCCTGACCGGGATGTATACCATCTTTGGCGGCTTGCGGGCCGTCGCGTACACCGAAGCGCTGCAAACCGTTATTCTCGTCGTCGGTTCGTTTTTAGTGACCTGGTATGGACTCAAAGCGCTAGGCGGTTGGAGTGAACTGCGCGAAATATGCGGCTCGGAAATGTTTAACCTTTGGAAACCGCTGGTTCCGGCGGGAATCGAGGGCACCTGGGAGCCTGTCCGCGAAGAAACCCGCATGGCGTGGTATTTCAACAATAATTATCCCTGGTTGGGCATGTTGTTCTGTGCGCCGATCATTGGTTTGTGGTATTGGTGTACCGACCAATACATCGTACAGCGCGCCTTGGGCGCTCCGAACGAATCGGAAGCGCGCCGGGGCAGCATCGCGGCGGCGTTTTTAAAATTATTGCCCGTCTTCATTTTCATTATTCCCGGTTTGATTTGCTTTGCGCTGGCCGAAAGCGGGAAGAACGCTGAACTCGCGAGCGTGTTGTTTACCAACGGTGAATTAAATAACGAAATGTCGCAAGCGGCGTTTCCGTTGATGGTCAAGCACGTCTTGCCGGAGGGCGTACGCGGCATCGTCGTCGCGGGCTTGCTCGCAGCGTTGATGAGTTCGCTCGCAGGCGTCTTTAACGCATCATCGACGTTGTTCACGATGGACTTGTATTCAAAGTTCGACCCGAAAGCGACCCAGAAAAAACTGGTTTGGATCGGGCGTTTCGCGACGGCGGCCATGGTCATTATCGGCCTGATGTGGGTGCCCGTCATTCAAGGCGCGCGCGGGCTGTATGACTACCTGCAAGGCGTACAAGGCTATCTGGCGCCGCCGATATTCGTGGTCTTTTTTATTGGCGTGTTTATGAAGCGCGCCAACAGCGCCGGATGTCTGGCGACGTTGATTATCGGCTTTTTGCTGGGCGTGTTTCGTCTGGCGGTTGATACGCCAGTGTCGCTTCAAATGGCGGGCTATGAAGACGGCTATACCCAAGGCACGTTCTTCTGGTTTATCAACAATGTGTACTTCCAATACTACAGCCTGTTCATCTTTCTCGTTTGCGTGGTGACCATGATCGGCGTCAGTTTGCTGACCCCCGCGCCGGACGAACAACGCATCAGCGGCCTCACCTACGGCACTGTCACTGACGACCAGCGCTCGTTGTCGCGCAGCAGTTGGGATTGGCGCGACGTGCTTTCATCCGTTATGGTCATGGTTGCGATTCTCATTGCGTATATCTATTTCAGCGGCTGA
- a CDS encoding sulfotransferase, translating to MEAVTGLSNWGGDEFLEPLEVLLDSIHREARLSQQGHFVLYQHYMRLLKNLLGINQDWKREPNIHQVEIKAPIFILGFPRTGTTYLHQLMANDPAHRTLRYWELLFPSPPPAPNTPEDDARIREAKRFCYWIGKISPKLYSIHALDAMSAEECCFIFDHWFLDRINHLVFDVPTYVKWYDQYDHRASYVFHKKMLQTYGANFPPQPFLLKAPRHLFCLDALLSVYPDARIVWTHRDPLEALPSLCSLSETARAIVSKDIHPERIGRRCLDHLAVEFESGWKARQAAGEGRFYDVAYNDLVRDPVKTVQAIYSYFDMEYSGALDEALEAEADRQQNRKHQPHRYSLEQYHLNQGETHERLSDYIEHFSFYI from the coding sequence GTGGAAGCGGTAACCGGCCTATCAAATTGGGGCGGCGACGAATTTCTCGAACCGCTTGAGGTTTTACTTGATTCAATCCACCGTGAGGCGCGGCTCAGCCAGCAGGGCCATTTTGTTTTGTATCAACACTACATGCGTTTATTGAAAAATCTCCTCGGCATCAATCAAGACTGGAAGCGCGAGCCGAATATCCACCAGGTTGAAATCAAGGCGCCGATTTTCATCTTAGGATTTCCCCGCACGGGAACGACGTACTTGCATCAACTCATGGCAAACGACCCCGCGCATCGCACCTTGCGCTATTGGGAACTGCTGTTCCCCTCGCCGCCGCCTGCGCCGAATACGCCTGAGGACGATGCGCGGATTCGCGAGGCCAAGCGGTTTTGTTATTGGATCGGAAAAATCTCGCCGAAGTTATATTCCATCCATGCGTTGGACGCGATGAGCGCCGAAGAGTGTTGTTTCATCTTCGACCATTGGTTTCTCGACCGCATTAACCACTTGGTGTTTGACGTTCCGACGTATGTGAAATGGTACGACCAATACGACCATCGCGCCTCGTATGTGTTCCATAAAAAAATGCTGCAAACCTACGGCGCAAATTTCCCGCCGCAGCCCTTTCTCTTAAAAGCGCCGCGCCATTTGTTTTGTCTGGATGCGTTGCTTTCGGTTTATCCCGATGCGCGCATTGTTTGGACTCATCGCGACCCGCTCGAAGCGCTGCCGTCGTTATGCAGTCTCAGCGAAACCGCCCGCGCCATCGTGTCGAAGGACATTCATCCCGAACGCATTGGGCGCCGCTGTCTTGACCATCTCGCCGTTGAGTTTGAATCGGGCTGGAAGGCGCGGCAGGCGGCGGGGGAAGGGCGTTTTTATGACGTTGCTTACAACGATTTGGTACGCGACCCGGTCAAAACCGTGCAGGCTATCTATTCCTATTTTGATATGGAGTATTCCGGCGCATTGGATGAGGCGTTGGAGGCCGAAGCCGACCGGCAACAAAATCGAAAGCATCAACCGCATCGCTATTCGCTAGAGCAATATCATCTTAACCAAGGCGAAACTCACGAACGGCTTTCAGATTACATTGAGCATTTCAGTTTTTACATTTGA
- a CDS encoding tetratricopeptide repeat protein, whose amino-acid sequence MKQQTLLLLIPLFFLLISCGESQDQAWLLADQATDAMKDGDWRQAETLLAQAVEIDPGFAEAHIVRGCALEQLKRTDDARDAYLDALIIYDQRIQKKSRDFQIYINRAFLKLVMDDPAGMENDLTLAIEHGLQPAVADVIRQNANQEVENWRAGTPVISPNELAGR is encoded by the coding sequence ATGAAACAACAAACATTATTATTATTGATCCCACTCTTTTTTCTACTGATCTCCTGCGGCGAGTCGCAAGACCAGGCATGGCTCCTCGCCGACCAGGCGACGGATGCGATGAAAGACGGTGATTGGCGACAGGCCGAAACCCTGCTCGCCCAAGCGGTCGAGATCGACCCCGGCTTCGCCGAAGCGCATATTGTACGAGGCTGCGCGTTAGAGCAATTGAAGCGAACAGACGACGCGCGGGACGCCTATCTTGATGCCCTCATTATTTATGACCAGCGCATTCAAAAAAAATCCCGCGATTTTCAAATCTATATTAACCGTGCGTTTCTCAAATTGGTGATGGATGACCCGGCTGGAATGGAAAATGATTTAACCCTTGCTATTGAGCATGGGCTTCAACCCGCCGTCGCCGATGTGATTCGTCAGAATGCGAACCAAGAAGTTGAAAACTGGCGGGCGGGAACCCCGGTGATTTCTCCCAACGAACTCGCAGGGCGATGA